In the Primulina eburnea isolate SZY01 chromosome 15, ASM2296580v1, whole genome shotgun sequence genome, GACCATGAAGAAGTACACTGATGATCTCATGCGTTTCCTCGAGGGAATTAGTTCGAGGCTGTCTCAGTTGGAATTGTATTGTTATAATCTTGACAAATCTATGGGGGAGATGCGCACCGACCTAGTTCGTGATCAAGAAGAATCGGATTCAAGGCTGAAGTCTCTAGAAAAGCACATGCAAGAGGTCTGTTTCTGAATCTGTGTATATATTGCTATAATGCATTTCGACTTCTCAAGGTTCTGTGCATGATGTGAGTCTTCTATATGTTTAGGTTGGTGTGATGTGAATACTGTATTCTGGAAATTCATAGAACTTCTAGGGACAGATTTATTTGCTAAATGATGGTAGTTATGGTGCATCAGGACAGTGCAAATTATGTTCTTTTTCTATGTTTTTGACCCAATAAATTATACCTTTATATTTTTTGGCTCTAAATTTATTTACATGGTCATATTTAGTGTCAACCTTATTATAAATGTTTTTTCACTATTACTATGTTAATTATGATGacatatttattttgatttacaTGCAGGTTCACAGGTCTGTGCAGATCTTACGGGATAAGCAGGAACTTGCTGATACTCAGAAGGAGCTAGCTAAGCTTCAACTTGCACAGAAGGATTCGTCTTCAGCTGCGCGTAACGAAGAGAAACCTTCCCCACTTGCTTctgaagaaaagaaaaatgagaacTCGTCTGATGTCAAAAGTCAGCAACTGGCCCTTCTGCAAAACCAAGTGGCCCCTCAACCGTCTCTCCCTGCCCGACCAGTCGAGTATCAGCAGCCATCTGTGCCTTCCCAAACTATGCCACAAGTACAACCATATTACTTACCTCAACAAATGACTAATCAACCTGTCCCATCTCATCCATCCCAGACTCAATATATACCTGCACAAGCTCAACTTCAAGACTTCTCCAGGATGTCACCACAGCCAACACAATCTCATGTTAACCAGGGACCCCAGGTTCAGTCGTTACCTCCATATCAGCAGCCGTGGCCACAGCCACAGCCACAGCCACAGCAACAGCAACAGCCTGTTCAACTATCCCAACAACCAGTTATGCAAACCCAGGTTAGGTCCTCATCGCCAGCAATTTACTCGTCCTACCTACCTAATCAATCGAATCAGTCTCCCACAGAGATGACTCCCAATAATATACCAGTGCAAGTATCCTACGCTGGGGCAGCTCAACCTGGTTCTGCTGGTCCTGATGCATTACCGTATGGTTATGGTGCTAGCAGACCAATTCAACCACAGCCTTCATCTCAAAATCTCAAGACTGGTTTTGTTGCTCAATCCGGAGATTTATACATGAATAGTGGGACTCGTCCAGCACTTCCCCCTGGAACTGCTTATATGGTGTTCGACGGTGAAGGAGGAAGGACACATCATACTACTCCACAGCCTCATTTTCAGCAAGGTGGTTATCCTCCTACCAGTATCCCTCTGAATGCACAGCGCATTCCTAGTACCAACATGGTTGTCCCTCAGTCCACCCGCAATAATCCCTACAACGAGTTGATCGAGAAATTGGTTAGCATGGGTTATAGGGGTGATCATGTTGTTGGTGTCATTCAAAGGCTGGAGGAGATTGGTCAGCCTATTGATTTCAATGCTGTACTCGACAGGCTGAATGGGCACTCTTCTGGAGGTTCTCAGAGAGGGTGGTCTGGTTAAAACATCTTGGAATTCAATGATTGCAAGTACTTCTTCTGTGTTTTCTGTTATTGTGAAATGAATAAAGGATGACCATGTATGCGttgttttggtatatattacaGGGATACAGAGATTTGTTTTAGTTATGTAATCTCGTATCCGAAGTTAGTAATGGTTGTATTACATGATTTGATTCATTGTGCAATGTTAAGACCCGTTTGGATGTATTGCTTTTAGTTTTGGTGGTTCCCAATTGATTGCCAAGTTTGATTTATTTCGTTCAAAAGCTGTCTTTATTTTCACCACCAATTGTTTTTACCGTAGCAAGAAATTTTACACCATGATAACTTGTGAGAGTACTTTCAGCCTTTGTAGTGTTTTTCCAGCTGGAGTTTGAGGCATTTTGCAGGATCGTGTTTTTCCAGCTGGAGTTTGAGGCATTTTACAAAAACACCTGATCCTACAATCCTTGGGACCATGACAAAGTTAAACAGCAGCCTGAATTGTTACTTGCAGACAAGGGGAAGCTGGGAAGGTTGATCATTGCAAGAGAATAAATCGGCCGCCCCAAAAGAATATTCTTTTCATAATCTCTTTTTGTGCAGTCCTGAATTGATCCTCTTACTCATCAAACGCTGCATTACTATCTTTATCTGTTTGTGAGAAGACAACCCGTCAGCTCATTTGTATCCACGAGTGCAAACCCTTTCCGGTTGTTGACCATTACTCCATTAGCAGCTCAAACAGATGGAAGATGGAGGGAGCCAAAATCTAGACAGGTTATTTCCAGGTACAGGAACTTTATGTCAAGGAGGTGTTTGGATGGAAATATCTTCTAATATATTTggatttcaaattttcaattcaTATAAACTCAAATAGTTCGGGTAATTTTCCAAATTTCGTCTTTAATTTTCAATTGTTTGACTCATTCCAAATCATATTCTCAAATAAAATAGCTAAATCTAAATGTTGCACAAGGATGCATTTGGATCGGTAGATTCTGATTGGACCCAAGAATCTGAAAGAAATTTTGAGTACAAAGATTTCGTAGTAATCCAAACTACtacaattaatttaaattataaattcaaaatatctTGATTTCTAATGAATGGAACTCAAACGGTCAAACACGTATAGAAATATGTAAATTTTCCCTGGATAAGATTTTTGACATAGATAATTCTTTTTTCCTCCAGTTTTGTCCACCAAGATAACCCTTGTTGCTAGACACCTCTAAACAAGAACCTCTTGATCCAACTATATTGCTTTTTAGAGGGAAAATGTACTCTCACCATTGTCATTGAACACCTGAAATTTACATGCCTTTAGATTTCTCTATATATTTGGCTCCCTAATACCGTTGGTTCCCTCAAATCGAAGTTTGCCACGTCGTGCATGTCACCTAGGTGCTATGTATTACAAACAACACATCACACATGGGACACTTAGGTCGTCATGTTTGCGTGACGGAAACTTAACTCGATTATCGTATAGAAATCGAATAAAAACATGATTCGATTTAGGATCATTTCGTAGTTGATTTACTAACCTTTCTGAAAGGAATTAAATTCCTTGATATAATTTCCTTTTTAATATCTCTAatgttttgcctttctagacttGAGAATAATCTCTAATTTATGATGTGATCTCTTGTAGATTTGGTATTCGATATGAGAGTCATAATATCTTTAATATATGGAATCTTAATATCTTTAAGATATGTGATCCTTATTCTTTAAGGAGTTTTTTTCTAATAAAACTCTGTGTGTGCTTTAATAGGAAAAGGGGCGAAAAAGGAGAGTGAGAGAGACGAAGGAGTTCGAAGAGTTTTTCGAGATCGAAGCCATCTCGTGCTATTGTTAACGTGTTGCTGGGAAGTGTTGACACCATATGAAGACAACACCTATTCACTGTGTTGATTTTAGTGTGTTGAATTTGTGAAGACCATTTACTTCTCAGTTGATGCATCCTATGGATTTTGGTTATACGGTTTGGTAGTggtttaggatgcaatttgttactcgccttttaggggagttgttttattctttcactagtattggtttttgtaaacttacaagttttcctagtgaattatttttgccctgaggcaccgcacaagtatttgatacttgtgcataatttatatctcgtcactcgtattattattattataattcaaGTTGTGtgttaacttcttaaactgaaacttccgctgcatgttgtcgtgggtGTTACAACATCTACGTACAACACCTACTTTCTGATACATACAACAATCACCCTCATCACACTCACACTGTGGGAACAgaactttcaattggtatcagagcctccaCTTGACGCTACTAAGTGAGatcctgttttgttttgttttcacaAAAAAATGGAAGCATCAAAAAACACTGTTTTTAGACCTCCCGTGTTGGATGGTTCAAACTATGCTTTGTGGAAAGTAAAGATAAGGGTCTTTATAAAATCTATTGAAGAAAGAGCTTGGCTGCGTGTACTTGATGGTTGGAGCCCACCAAAGATCGAGGATGCTGATGGAGACTCTCGGCTCAAACCCGAAAGTACATGGACAATTGATGAAGTGCaaacttcaaattttaattcCAAGGCTCTCAATGCTATATTTTCATCAGTTGACACAAGGATGTTTAACCTAATCACCAATTGTGTCTGTGCTAAAGAAGCGTGGGATATACTTCAGAAACATTGTGAAGGATCTGAGAGCGTGCGTAAAACTAGGCTAAGGATGGTGacatcaaaatttgaaagcttGAGGATGGAAGACAAGGAGTCTATTCTTGAGTACGATAGCCGGTTGAGACAACTTTCTAATGAAGCTCAGAGTCTTGGAGATCCCATGCCCAATGAAAGATTGGTGAACAAAGTCTTAAGATCTCTCCCTGAGAGATTTAATGTCAAAGTGTGTGCAATTGAAGAATCTAAAGACACTTCAAAAATCAACCTGGATGAATTAATGAGTTCTCTCAGAACCTTTGAGATGAACCTCGATTTACAAAGGAAGGATAAAGGGAAAACAATAGCCCTTGAAGCCTCAACCGAATCTTATGATGAAATCCTTCAAATATAAAAAGAAGTGGAAAAGTCTGATTTAGGTGAAGAATCGATCTCTCTGTTTACTAAGAAATTCGGTGATTACTTGAAGAACATGAAAGAGAAGAAGAAAAGTGGGCAGAAATCTGTGCTACCCAGCATCACCACTTCTGCAAAAGCTCAAAAGTTTACTCCTATGAAAGGACAGTTTCGACCAAAAACTGAAGTGCAAATCCAATCAAATGTCAGAAACCTGGATTCAGTGCAATGTAGAGAGTGTTCGGGATATAGACACTATGCCAATGAGTGTGCCAATCGACTTAAGAAAAACAAAGGCATGACTGTCACCCTGAGTGATGAAGAGTCTGATGATGATCAAGGATCAAATGAATCTGAAAATCACACATCGTTATCTGCTGTGATCAAGGAGAAACGCTCAATGCAAATCAATCCTTTGGGTGTTGCCACAGGTGTTGCAATACCTGGCCGCAACACCTCTTCGAATTCAGTATGTCTTAATTCTACGACCCTTGCGGAGTCAATTCAGTCTGAAACTCAAGAGGTAGATGATGATGAAGTCACTCTAGAAAGTGTGCAGACGATGTACGAAGAACTATATGAAGACTGGATCAAAAGAACTAAAGGAAATACAATTCTCTCCAAAGAGAACGCTGAGCTAAAGTCACGAATATCACGACTTGAAGTAATCTTAAGCAAGAAAGATCTGGAATTATGCAAAGTCAAAGAGGAACTTGGAGAAGCAACTCAGATTCTTGCCAAGATGAATTCAAGTTCATCCAAACTTGATTCACTTTTGATGATTGGACAGAATGACAAAGCTGGACTTGGTTATCCTAATAGTCTGTTCGAAATTGGAGAATCTTCCAATACTGAGAGAAAACCAACTGTTTTTGTCAAAGGAAGTGTTGAAACCTCGAATGCTACACACACTGAAAAAGGTGCTCCATCAAAAGGGCAAATATCTACCAAGAAGTCCAAATCCAGAAAACGCCACTTTATCTGCCACTATTGTTTTAGACCTGGTCATATCAAACCCTACTGCTTTAAACTGAGAGATGATTACAAGAGATGTGAATCAGAACAGGTGTTGCCACAGGTGTTGTATAACACCCGGCGCAACACTGCCAACAGAAAACTGACGGTAAAAAAGGTTTGGGTACCAAAGGCTAAGATTCAATGTTCCGTTATTTATACTTCATTAAAGACTAACATTGCAGGAATATGGTACTTTGACAGTGGCTGTTCACGCAACATGACAGGTTCTAAAGACCATTTGATTGACTATGTTGAACTGAGGAGTGGTCATGTGACGTATGGTGGTGGTGCTAAAGGAAGAATTGCTGGCAAAGGAACCTTGAATGTTGATGGACTACCTAATCTACACAATGTGCTTTATGTCGAAGGgcttaactcaaacttaataagcataagtcaactttgtgatgaCGGTTTGCATGTCAAGTTTGATAAAGATAATTGTGAAGTGTTTGATAATGCTAATACTCGTATTTTGACAGGTACAAGGTCTGCTGATAATTGCTATCAACTTGGAGAAGACTTAGTAtgcaatcattcaaaggtgAGTGAATTAAACTTGTGGCATCAAAAATTGGGACATTCAAACTTCAAGAAATTAAAGAATCTTGGTAAGTACgatgctgtgagaggtatgcctaatTTATCCTCTGGAATTCCGTATGTTTGTGGTGCATGTCAAAAATGTAAGCAAACACGTGTTCCTCatcaagtgttgcaacactttgggacaacacggtgtcttgaactcttgcacatggatcttatgggtccaatggaagtggaaagcctaggaggtaagaagtattcatgtGTTTGTGTGGATTCGCTTTACTTGGGTAAGatttcttagagaaaaatccGATACATTTGATGTTTTCAAGAAATTACATGCTAAGATTACTAATCTACATAATCTGAGGGTTGGTAAGATAAGGACCGACCAtggtaaagaatttgaaaactcaCACTTTATATCATTTTGTGAAAAGAGAgggataactcatgaattttcggcccctaagactcctcaacaaaatggaatagccgaaaggaagaataggacactgcaagaaatggctagggtcatgttaagttcaaagaatatttcaaagatattttgggccgaggccttaaacacagcatgtcatatttcaaatcgtGTGTACTTAAGGAGTGGTTCTACTATGACATCCTATGAAATCATCATGGGAAAGAGGCCTAACCTTAAGTATTTCATGTTTTTGggtgtgtatgttatgttttgaatgacCGAGACCATCTTGCAAAGTTTGACTCTAAAAGTGACAAATGTTTATTCCTTGGTTATTCATCTAATAGTCGTGCATATCGCATGTATAATCTGAGAACAAGAACGACTATGGAATCTATTAACgttgtttttgatgatcttGCAGATCTAACGGGAAAAACAATCGAGGATGATATTTATGGGCTGCTGAACGAAAGTGAGACACTACCTAACACAGATGTTGCACCTGGTGTTGTAACACCGGAGACAACACCTGCACTGGCAGAATCAAATGATGAACTAGGAAAGTATACCGAGAATGATGACGGTGTAACCAATGAAGAGATTGATATTCCCAgtaagattcagaaaaatcatccatcatctcaGATCATTGGAGAAAATTTTGGAGGAATGCAAActagaagaaaggagaaggTAGACTATCGAAAAATGATGGGACTAGTATGCATGACTTCCGTATACTCTCAAGTAAGTCACTCTTGTTTTGTTTCACTCattgaacccaaaaatataaatgaagccttaaaagatgaattttgaGTTGATGCAATGCATGAGgaacttgaacaatttgttaGGAATGATGTGTGGGATTTGGTTCCCAGACCTGATAATGTGAATGTTATTGGAACCAAAgagatttttaaaaacaaaactgatgaatctggaattgttgtgagaaacaaagcaaggctagttgctcaagggtatactcaaattgAAGGAATTGATTTTGACGAGACATTTGCCCCTGTTGCCCGGATTGAATCGGTTAGACTTTTACTTGCTATTGCATGTCACATGGacataaaattatatcaaataCATGTGAAAAGTGCCTTTTTGAACGGCATCTTGAAAGAGGAAGCTTTTGTAAGCCAACCTAAAGGATTTGAAGATCCACACCACCCGCACCATGTCTACAAGTTGAAGAAGGAACTTTATggacttaaacaagctccaagagcatGGTATGGTAGGCTTACTGAATATCTGCTTGACTtaggcttcaaac is a window encoding:
- the LOC140813809 gene encoding uncharacterized protein is translated as MASGSAGRGGNSGSKGFDFASDDILCSYEDYGNQDGNNGTHSDPSIGKNPNKEFNKSRMARTSVYPTTTYSPPEESSFNQDVILTVEKTMKKYTDDLMRFLEGISSRLSQLELYCYNLDKSMGEMRTDLVRDQEESDSRLKSLEKHMQEVHRSVQILRDKQELADTQKELAKLQLAQKDSSSAARNEEKPSPLASEEKKNENSSDVKSQQLALLQNQVAPQPSLPARPVEYQQPSVPSQTMPQVQPYYLPQQMTNQPVPSHPSQTQYIPAQAQLQDFSRMSPQPTQSHVNQGPQVQSLPPYQQPWPQPQPQPQQQQQPVQLSQQPVMQTQVRSSSPAIYSSYLPNQSNQSPTEMTPNNIPVQVSYAGAAQPGSAGPDALPYGYGASRPIQPQPSSQNLKTGFVAQSGDLYMNSGTRPALPPGTAYMVFDGEGGRTHHTTPQPHFQQGGYPPTSIPLNAQRIPSTNMVVPQSTRNNPYNELIEKLVSMGYRGDHVVGVIQRLEEIGQPIDFNAVLDRLNGHSSGGSQRGWSG